DNA sequence from the Phycisphaerae bacterium genome:
GAGGCCCTCCAAGCAGTCCAATCGCACCAATTCGGGGGTCCGCTATCGTTCAAGCTCCAGAACGTGTCTACTAATACAAGGGGATCGTCCGCAAGGGGAGCCATGGGTCGGCCGCCGCGGCGGCCACTATCCGGTCGCCCTTAGCCCGATACCTCCGGGAGCTTTTCAATGATCACAGGCCTCGCAAAAAATTACCGGTCACGGTTGCTGTTGGTGGCCGCCTTGGTCCTGACCATATCTACGAACATCCTGGCGCAGGATAGCCAAGAGGTTCTGCTGGTTGATCCAGAAGTCGATCCGGCCTATGCCATCCCCCCTCAGGACGATGGGCAAAACTACGTGGCCCTTTCGCCCCAAGAACTCGACGACTTGCTCGGACCGGTCGCTCTTTATCCCGACCCTCTCCTTGCGCAGGTCCTCGCCGCCGCGACCTATCCGATGGACATCGTTCAGGCGGCGCGCTTCTTAAACTCGTCATCCGACCTTTCGCAGTTGGAACAGATGGGGCTGGACCCGAGCGTTCAGGCCCTCGCACGATTTCCTGATCTTCTCAAGAGGATGGATGAGGAGCTGGAATGGACGAACGCGATCGGCGCCGCGTTCCTGAATCAGCAGCAGGACGTCATGGACGCGGTTCAGCGGCTTCGCGCGCAGGCCATGGCCAGCGGCGCGCTCCAGGACACCCCGCAGCAGGAGGTATATGTCGAAGAGGAGTTTGTCGGAATCCTCCCGGCCGATCCGCAGATTATCTATGTGCCGCAATACGTGCCGGAGGTGGTATACGGCTGGGTCGAGCCGCCGATCGGCGGATATTACAGTTCCATTTCCTTCGGCTTCGGCTGTCATACCGGTTCGTGGCTGCACCTGGGCTTCAATTGGGGCAGCCGCTGCCTCGCGTATCGTCCCTGGCATTTCGGCCACCACGGCTACCATCGCGGCGGTTTTGGCCGCGCTTATTATCGTCATGGAGAATGGGGCCGTAATTGGCATCGCCGGTCCGGCTCCGCGCTGCCGCGCTTTCGCGGCGGTGGTCACAGAGGCGGGCGGGACTTCAGCGCCCTGCGGAGCGGATTCGGCCGCCGATCGGGCGGCGGAACGCGCGGTGGGTTTGCTGAGGGGTCGGGCGGACC
Encoded proteins:
- a CDS encoding DUF3300 domain-containing protein, which encodes MITGLAKNYRSRLLLVAALVLTISTNILAQDSQEVLLVDPEVDPAYAIPPQDDGQNYVALSPQELDDLLGPVALYPDPLLAQVLAAATYPMDIVQAARFLNSSSDLSQLEQMGLDPSVQALARFPDLLKRMDEELEWTNAIGAAFLNQQQDVMDAVQRLRAQAMASGALQDTPQQEVYVEEEFVGILPADPQIIYVPQYVPEVVYGWVEPPIGGYYSSISFGFGCHTGSWLHLGFNWGSRCLAYRPWHFGHHGYHRGGFGRAYYRHGEWGRNWHRRSGSALPRFRGGGHRGGRDFSALRSGFGRRSGGGTRGGFAEGSGGPRRGFGDNFGSGPGAGSGNGPRRGQGRGGSDSGFGNGPRASQNRGPLGGFSNGPRSGERDGAMPGTRRGESRTGQSRGGSPGGFGLGQPGRRDGGGPGAIGGSGNRGGIGGGRSPTDDSRGGLFNGGRPYSRNGGNIFRGDSNPLGRSPSRQGEIQRTSRGIDRPGGLSGAPRSFGGGSSGGGITRQGSLPRRSYGGGSLPRSIGRSGFGGADGMRGLSGGGQSRGGSAFRGGGSSSSGPRISSRSGGTSMRSPGGSSPRGIRSSGMRGGGSRGGGMRGSGMRGGGGGRRGR